The following are encoded in a window of Haloarcula laminariae genomic DNA:
- a CDS encoding carbohydrate-binding protein: protein MGDPDDRRSEPVKQPDGGVIQRDRGQRARSLRPTGTHEQPGIERHEVPGTVRVGDYHEYHHADRWDAVDTPLRGESDIDWLASDEWLAYDVSVQAAGSYELALAVAAADSFGGGDLGVVVDDEPLRRLQFDATGGWYDWAAVTTEIELPRGVHTVRLVVFEGGWKLKQLQFR from the coding sequence ATGGGGGACCCAGACGACCGACGCTCCGAGCCGGTGAAACAGCCCGATGGGGGCGTGATTCAGCGCGACAGGGGACAGCGCGCCCGCTCGCTCCGACCGACCGGGACCCACGAACAGCCGGGTATTGAGCGCCACGAGGTGCCCGGCACAGTCCGCGTCGGCGACTACCACGAGTACCACCACGCCGACCGGTGGGACGCGGTCGACACCCCGCTGCGCGGGGAAAGCGACATCGACTGGCTCGCCAGCGACGAGTGGCTCGCCTATGACGTCTCCGTTCAGGCGGCCGGGAGCTACGAACTGGCGCTCGCAGTCGCCGCGGCCGACAGCTTCGGCGGCGGCGACCTCGGCGTGGTCGTCGACGACGAGCCGCTCCGGCGGCTCCAGTTCGACGCGACGGGCGGGTGGTACGACTGGGCGGCGGTCACGACCGAAATCGAGCTCCCCCGGGGCGTCCACACCGTCCGGCTGGTCGTCTTCGAGGGCGGCTGGAAGCTCAAACAGTTACAGTTCCGCTAG
- a CDS encoding DUF424 domain-containing protein: MILNERETDEGLLVSVCDPDVMGETFEDGPVSLTVTEEFYGGDDASEDEVVDSLARCSVANIVGTESVDVAVEHGFVDEDNVLDVDGTRHAQLLWL; this comes from the coding sequence ATGATACTCAACGAGCGCGAGACCGACGAGGGGCTGCTCGTCTCCGTCTGTGACCCCGATGTCATGGGCGAGACCTTCGAGGACGGCCCCGTCTCGCTGACGGTCACCGAGGAGTTCTACGGCGGCGACGACGCCTCCGAGGACGAGGTGGTTGACAGCCTCGCGCGCTGTAGCGTCGCCAACATCGTCGGTACCGAGAGCGTGGACGTGGCCGTCGAACACGGCTTCGTCGACGAGGACAACGTCCTGGACGTGGACGGCACTCGCCACGCCCAGCTGCTCTGGCTCTAG
- a CDS encoding tetratricopeptide repeat protein has protein sequence MTDREREDHQFSEGQGFDDTYEGFNLEPPELEVDPDKVDPVDSRVLTDMLDRRNVSSDAVDPEQLLDVGLEYMHINRHEQAAETFERVAQFTEDERLQQEAWTNKGAAHAQLEEWDAAIGAYKEALNFNEESDHAATAETNLAYALWESGRTEQALEHAERAVEIDPRFGEAWYNRGFFLLERGLAEDAVDAFDNAIRLSFRNADVLEEKARALEELGKYDEAEELAEEVEELRDEAEQQLLE, from the coding sequence ATGACAGACCGCGAGCGCGAGGACCACCAGTTCTCGGAGGGCCAGGGGTTCGACGACACGTACGAGGGGTTCAATCTCGAACCGCCGGAGCTCGAAGTGGACCCCGACAAGGTCGACCCGGTCGACTCCCGAGTGCTGACGGACATGCTCGACCGGCGCAACGTCAGCTCCGACGCCGTCGACCCCGAGCAGTTGCTCGATGTCGGCCTGGAGTACATGCACATCAACCGCCACGAGCAGGCCGCCGAGACGTTCGAGCGGGTCGCCCAGTTCACCGAGGACGAGCGGCTCCAGCAGGAGGCCTGGACAAACAAGGGCGCGGCCCACGCCCAGCTTGAGGAGTGGGACGCCGCCATCGGCGCCTACAAGGAGGCGCTCAACTTCAACGAGGAGTCCGACCACGCCGCCACCGCCGAGACGAACCTCGCCTACGCCCTGTGGGAGTCGGGCCGAACCGAGCAGGCGCTGGAACACGCCGAGCGAGCGGTCGAAATCGACCCGCGCTTCGGCGAGGCGTGGTACAACCGCGGCTTCTTCCTGCTGGAGCGGGGGCTGGCCGAGGACGCCGTCGACGCCTTCGACAACGCGATTCGCCTGAGCTTCCGGAACGCCGACGTGTTAGAGGAGAAGGCCCGCGCCCTCGAGGAGCTGGGCAAGTACGACGAGGCCGAGGAGCTGGCCGAGGAGGTCGAGGAGCTTCGCGACGAGGCCGAACAGCAGCTGCTCGAATGA
- the thpR gene encoding RNA 2',3'-cyclic phosphodiesterase, with translation MGKRLFVSVDLDGLADEVGAVQQRFAGTAGLRLTDPEQAHVTLKFLGETDPEGIDDLVSELETAVDASGVDPFEARVGGLGVFPSLDYISVVWIGVREGHGDRELTALHEAIEDRTTALGFDAEDHEFTPHATVARMDHAGGKARVQDIVRTRDPDVGRLRVEEVRLTESVLREGGPEYATVDSISL, from the coding sequence ATGGGCAAGCGACTGTTCGTCAGCGTCGACCTCGACGGGCTGGCAGACGAGGTCGGGGCCGTCCAGCAGCGGTTCGCGGGCACCGCCGGCCTCCGCCTCACCGACCCCGAACAGGCCCACGTGACGCTGAAGTTCCTGGGCGAGACCGACCCCGAGGGCATCGACGACCTCGTGAGCGAACTGGAGACCGCCGTCGACGCGAGCGGCGTCGATCCCTTCGAGGCCCGCGTCGGCGGCCTCGGCGTGTTCCCCTCGCTCGACTACATCAGCGTCGTCTGGATCGGGGTCCGCGAGGGCCACGGCGACCGGGAACTGACGGCGCTGCACGAGGCCATCGAGGACCGGACGACGGCGCTGGGGTTCGACGCCGAGGACCACGAGTTCACCCCTCACGCTACCGTCGCCCGGATGGACCACGCCGGCGGGAAAGCGCGGGTACAGGACATCGTCCGGACCCGTGACCCGGACGTGGGTCGGCTTCGGGTCGAGGAGGTCCGCCTGACCGAGAGCGTCCTGCGTGAGGGCGGTCCCGAGTACGCAACTGTCGACTCGATTTCACTCTGA
- a CDS encoding ZIP family metal transporter, translating to MVVVENVAFVFVAGLLTALATGLGAAPFFLVEEFSDRWNVLLWGLASGIMVAASLFGLVREGLNYGSPILLVPGLLTGVVLVVVAHEVLEGFDHGPKKFEEAGFRKLVLILGILTVHSFPEGVAVGVSFAELGLSGADGGETIAVAGVAVPLLAVFMTAAISVHNVPEGTAIAIPLRSLGVSEPKMVWWAVFSSLPQPVGAVVAYYFVTLAREFLPFGFGFAAGAMIYLVATEFVPEALEYGQNLAGGGKRELLTGALAGALAMVPLAFI from the coding sequence ATGGTCGTCGTCGAGAACGTCGCGTTCGTCTTCGTCGCCGGACTGCTGACGGCGCTTGCGACCGGGCTGGGGGCCGCCCCGTTCTTTCTGGTCGAGGAGTTCTCGGACCGGTGGAACGTCCTGCTGTGGGGGCTCGCCTCGGGCATCATGGTCGCGGCGTCGCTGTTCGGGCTGGTCCGGGAGGGGCTGAACTACGGGTCGCCGATACTGCTGGTGCCGGGACTGCTCACCGGGGTCGTCCTCGTCGTCGTCGCTCACGAGGTGCTGGAAGGGTTCGACCACGGCCCGAAGAAGTTCGAGGAGGCCGGCTTCAGGAAGCTGGTGCTCATCCTCGGTATCCTGACGGTCCACAGCTTCCCCGAGGGCGTGGCCGTCGGCGTCTCCTTCGCCGAACTCGGGCTGAGCGGGGCCGACGGTGGCGAGACCATCGCCGTCGCCGGCGTCGCGGTGCCGCTGCTGGCGGTGTTCATGACGGCGGCTATCTCCGTCCACAACGTCCCGGAGGGGACGGCCATCGCCATCCCGCTGCGCTCGCTGGGCGTCAGCGAGCCGAAGATGGTGTGGTGGGCGGTGTTCTCCTCGCTCCCCCAGCCCGTCGGCGCGGTGGTCGCCTACTACTTCGTGACGCTGGCCCGGGAGTTTCTCCCCTTCGGCTTCGGCTTCGCGGCCGGAGCGATGATATATCTCGTCGCGACCGAGTTCGTCCCCGAAGCCCTGGAGTACGGCCAGAACCTCGCCGGCGGCGGCAAGCGCGAACTGCTGACCGGCGCGCTCGCGGGCGCGCTGGCGATGGTCCCGCTCGCGTTCATATGA
- a CDS encoding 50S ribosomal protein L39e gives MSKKSKAKKKRLAKLDNQNSRVPSWVMLKTDREVQRNPKRRHWRRGDTDE, from the coding sequence ATGAGCAAGAAGTCGAAGGCCAAGAAGAAGCGCCTGGCCAAACTCGACAACCAGAACAGCCGCGTCCCGTCTTGGGTCATGCTCAAGACCGACCGCGAAGTCCAGCGCAACCCGAAACGGCGCCACTGGCGCCGGGGCGACACTGACGAATAA
- a CDS encoding 50S ribosomal protein L31e: protein MSAGDFEERVVTIPLRDAKAEANHKKADKAMRLIREHLAKHFSVEEDAVRIDPSINETTWAQGRSSPPSKIRVRAARFEEEGDAVVEAETAE, encoded by the coding sequence ATGAGCGCCGGTGACTTCGAGGAGCGCGTCGTCACGATTCCGCTCCGCGACGCGAAGGCCGAGGCGAACCACAAGAAGGCCGACAAGGCGATGCGACTCATCCGCGAGCACCTCGCCAAGCACTTCTCCGTCGAGGAGGACGCCGTCCGCATCGACCCCTCCATCAACGAGACGACGTGGGCCCAAGGCCGGTCGAGTCCGCCGAGCAAAATCCGCGTCCGCGCCGCCCGCTTCGAGGAAGAGGGCGATGCGGTCGTCGAGGCAGAGACAGCGGAATAA
- a CDS encoding translation initiation factor IF-6 has protein sequence MLRAAFSGSSYVGVFARATDDCVLVRPDVDESLAEDISEELDVPVIPTTVGRSGTVGALATGNENGLLVSSRVRDREIERIQDVVDVPVTELPGRINAAGNVVCCNDSGAYVHPDLSREAVQAVRDGLDVPVERGVIAGVNTVGTAAVATDSGVLCHPKATDGELDALEELLDVPADIGTVNYGGPLVGSGLVANDTGYVCGTDTSGPELGRIDATLGYID, from the coding sequence TTGCTCCGCGCGGCATTCTCCGGGTCGTCGTACGTCGGTGTCTTCGCCCGAGCGACCGACGACTGCGTGCTGGTCCGCCCCGACGTAGACGAATCGCTGGCCGAGGACATCAGCGAGGAACTGGACGTGCCAGTCATCCCCACGACGGTGGGCCGCTCCGGGACAGTCGGCGCGCTGGCGACCGGCAACGAGAACGGCCTGCTCGTCTCGTCTCGCGTGCGCGACCGCGAGATAGAGCGCATCCAGGACGTCGTCGACGTGCCGGTGACGGAACTGCCGGGCCGCATCAACGCCGCCGGTAACGTCGTCTGCTGTAACGACTCCGGCGCCTACGTTCACCCAGACCTCTCCCGCGAGGCCGTCCAGGCGGTCCGTGACGGGCTCGACGTGCCCGTCGAACGCGGCGTCATCGCCGGCGTCAACACCGTCGGTACGGCCGCCGTCGCCACCGACAGCGGCGTCCTCTGCCACCCGAAAGCGACCGACGGCGAACTCGACGCCCTCGAAGAGCTGCTCGACGTGCCGGCCGACATCGGCACCGTCAACTACGGCGGCCCGCTGGTCGGCTCCGGCCTGGTGGCCAACGACACCGGCTACGTCTGTGGGACGGACACCTCCGGCCCGGAGCTGGGCCGTATCGACGCGACGCTCGGCTACATCGACTGA
- a CDS encoding zinc ribbon-containing protein, with translation MSDGEPTVAEPKPLVCRRCDYATEVLRPSCPMCGGDMIYAPE, from the coding sequence ATGTCAGACGGAGAACCAACGGTGGCCGAACCGAAACCGCTCGTCTGTCGCCGGTGTGACTACGCGACGGAGGTGCTCAGACCGTCCTGTCCGATGTGTGGCGGGGACATGATTTACGCGCCCGAGTAG
- a CDS encoding DUF5658 family protein, which translates to MTSDGWLPRERQLSESDTVLWTVVILSSVFDVVTTIVGTARGLGEGNGVARAFIETYGTPGIGLLKFSALLVVVVAWTRLDDRRATAVLVGFALVSLVVVALNAMTLASL; encoded by the coding sequence ATGACCAGTGACGGATGGCTCCCGCGCGAGCGGCAGCTGTCCGAGTCGGATACCGTGCTGTGGACGGTCGTTATCCTGTCGTCGGTGTTCGACGTCGTCACGACTATCGTCGGGACGGCGCGTGGGCTCGGCGAGGGCAACGGCGTCGCCCGGGCGTTCATCGAAACCTACGGGACGCCGGGCATCGGCCTGCTGAAGTTCAGCGCCCTGCTGGTCGTGGTCGTCGCGTGGACTCGGCTGGACGACCGTCGGGCGACGGCCGTCCTCGTCGGGTTCGCGCTGGTCTCGCTGGTGGTGGTCGCGCTGAACGCGATGACGCTCGCGTCGCTGTGA
- the rpl18a gene encoding 50S ribosomal protein L18Ae, protein MSTYTVRGSFPARDGPQQFEKEVEAPNEDVATERVYSNFGSQHNLKRTQISIDEVAA, encoded by the coding sequence ATGAGCACGTACACTGTTCGCGGTAGTTTCCCGGCCCGAGACGGGCCCCAGCAGTTCGAGAAGGAGGTCGAAGCGCCAAACGAGGACGTCGCCACCGAGCGCGTCTACAGCAACTTCGGCTCCCAGCACAACCTCAAGCGCACACAGATTTCCATCGACGAGGTGGCAGCATGA
- the pfdA gene encoding prefoldin subunit alpha, which produces MMGGGGGGGGGMQQLQQEIEQLEEEMQAIDEEVERLQEKQSDIDDAIEAIDVLESGSTVQVPVGGDAYVRATVDDIDEIVVSLGGGYAAERDQDGAVETLETKKENLDDHIEGLRDDKAEVEGEMDELEQQAQQMQQQQMQQMMQQQEEQQSDE; this is translated from the coding sequence ATGATGGGCGGCGGTGGCGGTGGCGGCGGCGGGATGCAGCAGCTCCAGCAGGAAATCGAACAGCTCGAAGAGGAGATGCAGGCCATCGACGAGGAAGTCGAGCGCCTGCAGGAGAAGCAGTCCGACATCGACGACGCCATCGAGGCCATCGACGTGCTGGAGTCGGGCTCGACGGTGCAGGTCCCGGTCGGCGGGGACGCCTACGTCCGCGCGACGGTTGACGACATCGACGAGATCGTCGTCTCCCTGGGCGGCGGCTACGCCGCCGAGCGCGACCAGGACGGCGCCGTCGAGACGCTCGAAACGAAGAAGGAGAACCTCGACGACCACATCGAGGGCCTCCGCGACGACAAGGCCGAAGTCGAGGGCGAGATGGACGAGCTCGAACAGCAGGCCCAGCAGATGCAACAACAGCAGATGCAGCAGATGATGCAGCAGCAGGAAGAGCAGCAGTCCGACGAGTAA
- the ftsY gene encoding signal recognition particle-docking protein FtsY, with protein sequence MFDGLKDKLSGFTSDVEEDVDEDAVEDDVEDKAAADAAEGEPDAASPDSGDESPAETEPTEGDVTDDADTATDTADAEPADDADDTAAAAGDAESAAEDGSEDTDAAAEADSADETADTAEASADEDAVPDLAPDEEDEDDGRSLTEKAKLMATGKTVIEEEDLQDHLDDLELALLSSDVEMSVANEILSGVEANLTGETRRRLSSTGNLVRDSLREALYDVISVGQFDFDERVQDAEKPVVIIFTGVNGVGKTTTIAKLSQYFEDRGLSTVLANGDTYRAGANEQLQKHAENLGKKIITHEQGSDPTAVVYDAVEYAKANDVDVVLGDTAGRLHTSDDLMAQLEKIDRNIDPDMTLFVDEAVAGQDAVNRAREFDDAAEIDGAVLTKADADPQGGAAISVAHVTGKPILFLGTGQDYDDLEPFDPEEIVDSLFSA encoded by the coding sequence ATGTTCGATGGACTGAAGGACAAGCTCAGCGGGTTCACCAGCGACGTCGAGGAAGACGTCGACGAGGACGCCGTCGAAGACGACGTCGAGGACAAGGCGGCAGCGGACGCCGCCGAGGGCGAACCCGACGCAGCGTCGCCAGACTCCGGAGACGAATCGCCGGCCGAGACGGAGCCGACCGAGGGCGATGTCACGGACGACGCCGACACAGCGACGGACACCGCCGACGCCGAGCCGGCCGACGACGCGGACGACACCGCGGCCGCCGCAGGTGACGCCGAGTCGGCGGCTGAGGACGGTTCGGAAGACACCGACGCGGCTGCCGAAGCCGATTCCGCGGACGAGACGGCTGACACGGCCGAAGCGTCCGCCGACGAGGACGCCGTTCCGGACCTGGCACCCGACGAGGAGGACGAGGACGACGGCCGTAGCCTCACCGAGAAGGCCAAACTCATGGCCACGGGGAAGACGGTCATCGAGGAGGAGGACCTCCAGGACCATCTGGACGACCTCGAACTCGCCTTGCTGTCGTCCGACGTGGAGATGAGCGTCGCCAACGAGATTCTCTCCGGCGTCGAGGCGAACCTCACCGGCGAGACCCGCCGGCGCCTCTCCAGTACGGGCAATCTCGTCCGTGACTCGCTACGGGAGGCGCTGTACGACGTCATCAGCGTCGGGCAGTTCGACTTCGACGAGCGGGTTCAGGACGCCGAAAAGCCCGTGGTCATCATCTTCACCGGCGTCAACGGCGTCGGGAAGACCACGACCATCGCCAAGCTCTCGCAGTACTTCGAGGACCGCGGGCTCTCGACCGTGCTGGCCAACGGCGACACCTACCGCGCCGGCGCCAACGAGCAGCTCCAGAAACACGCCGAGAACCTGGGCAAGAAGATTATCACCCACGAGCAGGGCTCCGACCCGACGGCCGTCGTCTACGACGCCGTCGAGTACGCGAAGGCCAACGACGTCGACGTGGTACTCGGCGATACGGCCGGCCGGCTCCACACCTCCGACGACCTGATGGCCCAGCTCGAAAAGATAGACCGCAACATCGACCCCGACATGACGCTGTTCGTCGACGAGGCCGTCGCGGGCCAGGACGCGGTCAACCGCGCCCGCGAGTTCGACGACGCCGCCGAGATAGACGGCGCGGTGCTCACGAAGGCCGACGCCGACCCGCAGGGCGGTGCGGCCATCTCGGTCGCCCACGTCACCGGCAAGCCGATTCTCTTCCTCGGGACGGGACAGGACTACGACGACCTCGAACCGTTCGACCCCGAGGAGATAGTCGACAGCCTCTTTTCGGCGTAA